A window of Onychomys torridus chromosome 15, mOncTor1.1, whole genome shotgun sequence genomic DNA:
AGATGGCTTTTTCTAAGCAACTAGTTGACTTCATACATGGAATCCATACAGTAAAGGGAAATGATTAACAGAAAGttatcaaattaataaaattgtaaCGTGAAGCTCAAAAGAAATTATAAGTAAGTGGAAATAATAAAGGAATCTATCTCATTCTTGTTCTTAAACAGCCATCTCAGTGGTATCATTAAAATGAGCAGAATTACCATCCTCCTAGGATGCATGCTCCACACAGTTGCACATTTCCCTGTTGTCAGAGCTGCACACACTTCAGCTGCTTTTCTAAGGTTATTTCCTGTTTTTACTGATGCTGCAGCAAGTGTAAATGTTACTTACTGGGTTTGTTTTCTGACCCTTAGCAGCTTTCTTGCTCATTTCAGTTACAAAGCTGGTCTCAGTGTTCTTCTAGCATGAATACTTCAACTTTACTTTATATTCCTGTTTCTGTGGTCTTGCAGTCACCCAAATATTACTGAAAACTGAGTTCTCTAATTTACTTGATCTTTTTGACAATGAAATTATGGTGCACATGTTTACAGTGTGAAACTGTTCAGTCACACAAGATGATGAAATCCTATAATTTGGATCAATATGGAAGAGCCAGGAAATTATTACTTTAGGTAGAGAAAGACAAGTACACATGATCTCAGACATAGGTTGAGTTTAAAGAATTTTAACTTATAGAAGTTGGAGAAATAAGGTTTTTTCCTATCAGGCAGTGACATCAGGAAAGGTAGTCATTGGAAATGTTGATGAGTCATGCTTTTATACAGTTAGAAGGAAAAAGCTTATGGCAAATGTTGCCCAGAATGGTGACTACAAGTAACCATTTTGTAGTATATTACAGAAGATTAGAAAAcagcatcttttgtttgttttgtcctggttttttgagacaaaaaatatatataatctggctgccctggaactcactgagatccacctgcctctgcttctgcctctcaagtattgggattaaagatgtgaaccaccacacctgtcctGAGGACTTTGgacattttaaacttaaaaattaaatgtttgagGAAATGACCACTCTAAAATTGTTATAAAGACAAATGCACAGTCTACCTGTAACAATATTATAGAATATCCCCTTTAACATGCAAATCTCTGATTTTCTATTATGTagccataggaaaaaaaataatgtactgTTGCCATTGACCATTTGAGAACTTTATGCAATGAGATGAAAAGTCAAcactaaaatgttaaaaaaaaataagaagaagaataagGGAAAATAATAATTAGCATCACAAATTATCATTCTTCTACTCAACATACTAAACTAAAGTTGTCATGAGTTCGAAGACTGCTTATGAATATGGTAAATACACGAATACATGTCTGATAAATCTTCATCACAGAAAGcaagaaagggggaaaatgtaaaaatgttaatgatatctaattattttaaatattaacaaagTGTTATTGCTATACTTCCAAAAATGTATTCATAAGCACAAGATGCCTATTGGTATCTATGTTAttggttttaattaatataatctattgttcatttctctttatttcagaACCTGCTGTCATTCAGGGATGTGGCCATTGATTTCTCTGcagaggagtgggaatgcctgggCCCTGCTCAGTGGAGTCTGTATagggatgtgatgctggagaattacagcaacctTGTGTTCCTGGGTGAGGATTGCATCTATAATGAattcttttttgtgtatgtgtgtgggttttgtattgttattgtttggttggttttttttttttttttcattttttgtttgtttgatttttgttttgttttattttttgagccagggtctctctatgtagtcctggctttctggaactctgtgtagtccagactggccttgaactcagagatcctcctgtttctccttccctcccaagtgctagtattaagtgccaccatgcctggctcatatTGAATTCTTAATTCAAGGTCAACATTAAATTCCTTTTATAAAACATCTCATGGGAGCTTGTACTATCCAACAATGAGGGTCATGGCCTGCATCTAAGGAAGAATTAGGGAGATTGTTAAGGTAAATAAGAcaatgtgttgtttttatttcttcttgtttttttaacCTGGCTGTTTCTTAAAGTATTCTTTACTCTGGTAGGAATTCACAGACATGAGGCACACccttaagttttaatttttttttatttgtaaatgaagGAACTGAAGCTGAGTATATCCTTTTTTCCCTCTAAGGGCACAGTCCCGGAATAGACATGTTATTTCCCAGGTGAATAACACACCAACCACCTTGTTCTTTTTTCCCACAATCAGGGCTTGCTTTCTCTAAGCCATACCTGGTCACATTTCTAGAGCAAAGACAAGAGCCTTCAGATGTGAAGAGACAAGCAGCTGCCATACAAACAGGTACGTAGAAAtgaggggtcagaggacagagtggGCTATTCCAACCGAACGCCAGGCTTCACCATATGCACTGAGATGGAAGTCAGTTTTTAGAtattccattcattcattcatttattcatctaccATATGATGCTTTAAGTGTCTAAGCGTTGTTCCCCCCAGAGAGCTCTGCTTATGTTTACAGTAACAACAAAGTTTGCTATTTTGCTGAGAGTCTGCATTGTAACGGACTGTTTCCTATACTTATGAAAAGTTGCACGTTTAAAGACATGTGAGTCCATTATCATACAATATAATCACAAATAAATTTCTTTCACATCACTTACATGTATGCTAATTTAAATCTTTTCATAATTGCCATGAATGATTGCAATGTATTCTTAAagtttttctctcatatattcaGTGTTACTGATCTAAAACACATGCCCTTTGTGGGTATATTTTCCTAGATTAAAACCTTACATgtctaaagaattttttttaatagcttatCAATTGTTTTTCAGGATTTAGTGGGTTCAAGAttctcttttcattattttataactttattttctgtattattgAAGTCTAGGTTGTCTAAAATCATTTGTTTACATGTAAGCTATATGTTTTTGTGGATGAAGTATATAATACTGAACACTTTAGGACAGTATAAGATTAAATAGCATCAGGGAGTTTTGGTTCTGTGAGCATCAGATGTGTGTGTTTCCACTTGATTTGTATACACGAGCACACGAGTCTCTGGTTCCCATGCCTTGCGCACCATCTCATCACTGACTGTTGGAAGATTGTGTTATCTTGTAAATGAGTATTCTTAGACATGAGGCTGATTCTGTCATCTAGCCTTTGACTGATCATGTGCCTTTAGCAAAGGTTCTGTCATTAGAGGGAACTtgtggccttttttcttttcataatttgaTTCTTTTAGATACTTATGTCTTGTGAAAATACAACATGTAGCTTCCTGACTTAACTCCCTGAAATATCATACTTAATATTATACAGAGTTTGTTATACCATATATATTTTGTGCCTTCCAAATTAAAACTAAGAATATAAATTGTGTATTTCTACATTCTTCCAACCTCAGACAATCACCATTAATGTAATGTTTTCCACATTTagctatttatatttttcttctatgtctgttcatataatttatacattttaatgggTTCATTTCTGTGAACATAATGCCCTTGAGTTCCCATTATTATTGATAGAATATCTTCCTTTGCTATTAAACTGTTAATTATATTCCATTATTTCTGGATTCTAttttgtcttcctcttctttcagTGGAAATTTATATTGTTTCTACTCACTGCAAGTTCTGAATTACACTGCAGTGAATATAGGTGTAGACATTTGTAATTTCTCATTTACCTATAAAAATGTGAGTAAAGGTCCCCATATTAAAGGTAAGCATTGTAAATATAAGAATGTTATTCAGTTTTTATTCACATGTCAACTTTTACTCATCAGATATAAAACCATATAGATGTAAAGAATGTGGCAAAGCCTGTGATTGGAACTCACTCCTTGAATACCAGAGAATTCATCCAGGAGAGAAAGCCTataagtgtgaagaatgtggtaAGGCTTCCGATTCTTGCTCAGTACTTTCTGAATACCAGATAATTGATACAGGAGAGAAGGCCTACAAGTGTGAAGAGTGTGGCAGAGCCATTTGTACTTGCTCCGGACATTCTAGCTACCAGAGAATTTGTATTGGAGAGAACCCCTataagtgtgaagaatgtggaaaAGCCTTTCCCACTTATTCATGTCTTACTGAGCACGAGGCAGAACACACTGAACAAAAATTCTACAGCTGTGAAGAATGTgggaaactgtttttttttcactctcaccttacagaacatcaaagaattcattttCAAGAGAATTCCTTTAAGATTGAAGTATGTAGCGAGGACTTTTGTTCTCCCATAGAACTTTCTAACGACCAGAGATTTTGTACTGAAGAGAAGCCCTACAAGTATGAAGAATGTGTTAAGGCCTTTAGTGCTTGCTCAATGCTTTCTGATCACCCGGGAATTCATCCAGGGGAGAAAGCCTACAAGTGTGAAGAGTGTGGCAATGCCTTTTGTGCACTCCATTCCGTATCTAAACAGCTGAAAATGGATTGTCAAGTGAAGTCCTACAAGTGTGAAGACTGTGGGAAAGCCTTTCCTAGTCATCTTTCCCTGATTCAGCATAAGATAGGTCATACTAGAGAGAAACCTTACCaatgtgaagaatgtggcaaaaTGTTTTACTGTTCTTCAAACCTTAAGCAACATCAAATAACTCATTCTCAAGAGAAACCCTTCAAGTGTGAAGTATGTGGCAAGGTCTTTAGAACTTGCTGGCAACTTTCTAAACACTTGAGAAtccattctggagagaaaccatacaagtgtgaagaatgtggcaaagcctttTATACTCTCTCATACCTTACTCATCACAAATTAGgtcatactggggagaaaccttacaaatgtgagGAATGTGGCAAGACCTTTTACTATCCTTCAGTCCTTAAGGAACACCAAGCaattcattctggagagaaaccatacaggtgtgaagaatgtggcaagGACTTCTGTACGCGCTCAGGACGTTCTAGACACCAGcgaattcacactggagagaaaccctacaagtgtgagCAATGTGGAAAGGCCTTTTCTACTCATTCATACCTTTCTCATCACAAGATAGTTCACACTGGCCATAAACCCTACAAGTGTGAGGAATGTGGCAAAAAATTTTACTACCCTTCTCGCCTTAAGgaacatcaaagaattcattctCAAGAGAACCCTTACAAGTGTGAAATATGTGGCAAAGCCTTTTATACTCTCTCATACTTTACTCAGCACAAATTAGgtcatactggggagaaaccttacaaatgtgagGAATGTGGCAAGACCTTTTACTATCCTTCAATCCTTAGGGAACACCAAGCAATTCATTCTGGAAAGAAACCATACAggtgtgaagaatgtggcaagGACTTCTGTACGCGCTCA
This region includes:
- the LOC118596383 gene encoding zinc finger protein 208-like isoform X2, producing MENLLSFRDVAIDFSAEEWECLGPAQWSLYRDVMLENYSNLVFLGLAFSKPYLVTFLEQRQEPSDVKRQAAAIQTDIKPYRCKECGKACDWNSLLEYQRIHPGEKAYKCEECGKASDSCSVLSEYQIIDTGEKAYKCEECGRAICTCSGHSSYQRICIGENPYKCEECGKAFPTYSCLTEHEAEHTEQKFYSCEECGKLFFFHSHLTEHQRIHFQENSFKIEVCSEDFCSPIELSNDQRFCTEEKPYKYEECVKAFSACSMLSDHPGIHPGEKAYKCEECGNAFCALHSVSKQLKMDCQVKSYKCEDCGKAFPSHLSLIQHKIGHTREKPYQCEECGKMFYCSSNLKQHQITHSQEKPFKCEVCGKVFRTCWQLSKHLRIHSGEKPYKCEECGKAFYTLSYLTHHKLGHTGEKPYKCEECGKTFYYPSVLKEHQAIHSGEKPYRCEECGKDFCTRSGRSRHQRIHTGEKPYKCEQCGKAFSTHSYLSHHKIVHTGHKPYKCEECGKKFYYPSRLKEHQRIHSQENPYKCEICGKAFYTLSYFTQHKLGHTGEKPYKCEECGKTFYYPSILREHQAIHSGKKPYRCEECGKDFCTRSGRSRHQRIHTGEKPHKCEECGKVFSTHSYLTQHKVVHSGEKPYKCEECGKKFYYPSRLKEHQRIHSQENPYKCEVCGSVFCTPKGLSKHQRFHTGEKPYKCEECGKMFYYPSRLKEHQRIHSQENPYKCEICGKAFYTLSYLTQHKLGHTGEKPYKCEECGKTFYYPSILREHQAIHSGKKPYRCEECGKDFCTRSGRSRHQRIHTGEKPYKCEQCGKAFSTHSYLSQHKVVHSGEKPYKCEECGKMFYYPSRLKEHQRIHSQENSYKCEVCGKVFSAHLELATHLNIHSAGV
- the LOC118596383 gene encoding zinc finger protein 208-like isoform X1, whose amino-acid sequence is MEVGPGCRASLQNLLSFRDVAIDFSAEEWECLGPAQWSLYRDVMLENYSNLVFLGLAFSKPYLVTFLEQRQEPSDVKRQAAAIQTDIKPYRCKECGKACDWNSLLEYQRIHPGEKAYKCEECGKASDSCSVLSEYQIIDTGEKAYKCEECGRAICTCSGHSSYQRICIGENPYKCEECGKAFPTYSCLTEHEAEHTEQKFYSCEECGKLFFFHSHLTEHQRIHFQENSFKIEVCSEDFCSPIELSNDQRFCTEEKPYKYEECVKAFSACSMLSDHPGIHPGEKAYKCEECGNAFCALHSVSKQLKMDCQVKSYKCEDCGKAFPSHLSLIQHKIGHTREKPYQCEECGKMFYCSSNLKQHQITHSQEKPFKCEVCGKVFRTCWQLSKHLRIHSGEKPYKCEECGKAFYTLSYLTHHKLGHTGEKPYKCEECGKTFYYPSVLKEHQAIHSGEKPYRCEECGKDFCTRSGRSRHQRIHTGEKPYKCEQCGKAFSTHSYLSHHKIVHTGHKPYKCEECGKKFYYPSRLKEHQRIHSQENPYKCEICGKAFYTLSYFTQHKLGHTGEKPYKCEECGKTFYYPSILREHQAIHSGKKPYRCEECGKDFCTRSGRSRHQRIHTGEKPHKCEECGKVFSTHSYLTQHKVVHSGEKPYKCEECGKKFYYPSRLKEHQRIHSQENPYKCEVCGSVFCTPKGLSKHQRFHTGEKPYKCEECGKMFYYPSRLKEHQRIHSQENPYKCEICGKAFYTLSYLTQHKLGHTGEKPYKCEECGKTFYYPSILREHQAIHSGKKPYRCEECGKDFCTRSGRSRHQRIHTGEKPYKCEQCGKAFSTHSYLSQHKVVHSGEKPYKCEECGKMFYYPSRLKEHQRIHSQENSYKCEVCGKVFSAHLELATHLNIHSAGV
- the LOC118596383 gene encoding zinc finger protein 708-like isoform X3 gives rise to the protein MEVGPGCRASLQNLLSFRDVAIDFSAEEWECLGPAQWSLYRDVMLENYSNLVFLGLAFSKPYLVTFLEQRQEPSDVKRQAAAIQTDIKPYRCKECGKACDWNSLLEYQRIHPGEKAYKCEECGKASDSCSVLSEYQIIDTGEKAYKCEECGRAICTCSGHSSYQRICIGENPYKCEECGKAFPTYSCLTEHEAEHTEQKFYSCEECGKLFFFHSHLTEHQRIHFQENSFKIEVCSEDFCSPIELSNDQRFCTEEKPYKYEECVKAFSACSMLSDHPGIHPGEKAYKCEECGNAFCALHSVSKQLKMDCQVKSYKCEDCGKAFPSHLSLIQHKIGHTREKPYQCEECGKMFYCSSNLKQHQITHSQEKPFKCEVCGKVFRTCWQLSKHLRIHSGEKPYKCEECGKAFYTLSYLTHHKLGHTGEKPYKCEECGKTFYYPSVLKEHQAIHSGEKPYRCEECGKDFCTRSGRSRHQRIHTGEKPYKCEQCGKAFSTHSYLSHHKIVHTGHKPYKCEECGKKFYYPSRLKEHQRIHSQENPYKCEICGKAFYTLSYFTQHKLGHTGEKPYKCEECGKTFYYPSILREHQAIHSGKKPYRCEECGKDFCTRSGRSRHQRIHTGEKPHKCEECGKVFSTHSYLTQHKVVHSGEKPYKCEECGKKFYYPSRLKEHQRIHSQENPYKCEICGKAFYTLSYLTQHKLGHTGEKPYKCEECGKTFYYPSILREHQAIHSGKKPYRCEECGKDFCTRSGRSRHQRIHTGEKPYKCEQCGKAFSTHSYLSQHKVVHSGEKPYKCEECGKMFYYPSRLKEHQRIHSQENSYKCEVCGKVFSAHLELATHLNIHSAGV